AACATCGACAAAACCGTGGATGCCATCCGGAAGGCCATTAAACAGGCCGAAGAACAATCCGGCATTAACATTGGCGTAGTAAACGTGGGAATCGCCGGGCAGCACATTAAAAGCTTACAGCACAACGGCAGCATTACCCGGGCTACTACTGACAACGAGATTACCGTGGAAGACGTGAACCGCTTGACCAACGACATGTATCGATTAGTAACTCCGCCCGGCAGCGAAATTATTCACGTAATGCCCCAGGACTACAAAGTAGATTACGAAGAAGGTATTGTAGATCCGGTGGGTATGTCGGGCGTGCGTTTAGAAGGTAATTTCCACATTATCACGGCACAGTCTAACGCTATTAACAATATTAACAAGTGCGTTACCCGGGCCGGTTTAGAAATCGACAATCTGATTCTGGAACCGCTGGCCTCGTGTATGTCGGTGTTGAGCGACGAAGAAAAAGAAGCGGGTGTAGCTTTGGTAGATATTGGAGGCGGTACCACGGATTTGGCTATTTTTAAAGATAATATTATCCGGCACGCGGCAGTTTTACCATTTGGGGGGAATATTGTAACCACGGATATTAAGCAAGGCTGCATGGTTATGCAAAACCAGGCCGAACAATTAAAGATCAGATTTGGCAGAGCGATTGCCGACGAAGCTTCTGATAACGAGATTGTTTCTATACCGGGTTTACGCGACCGGACGCCAAAAGAAATATCCATTAAAAATCTTGCTTATATTATTGAAGCAAGAATGGAAGAAATTATTGAACTTGTTTATTCGGAAATTGTTAGAAGCGGATACGCTAATAATCTGGCTGCCGGTATTGTAATCACTGGTGGTGGCTCGCAATTGCAAAACTTAGTACAGTTAGTTGAATACTTAACCGGCCTGGATGCCCGTATTGGCTACCCAAATGAGCATCTAGGTAAAAGTAAAATAGACGCTGTAAAAAGCCCAATGTATGCCACTACCGTTGGTTTAGTATTAACTGGTTATCAGGCTCTGGATGAACGCTTAAATCGTTATACCGAAATAGCTTCCCGGACTACCGAAAACCGGGTAAACGAACGCGTGGCAAAACCCGCCTCTTCGGGAGGAAGCGATTTTTTCAAAAAAATAATAGACCGTACCAAAGGTTTATTAATTGACGATTTCGACGATAAGCAAAATTATTAAGAATATTTAAGGAGAGTAATATATGAGTTTTTCATCCTATAAGTTTGATATACCTACACAAAGCAAATCTATTATTAAGGTTATTGGTGTTGGTGGGGGAGGTAGCAATGCTGTAAATCACATGTGTGGCCAAGGCATTAAAGATGTTGAATTTGTGGTATGTAATACCGACGCGCAGGCTCTGAAAAGCAGCAATGTACCCAACAAACTGCAAATTGGCGTTGACTTAACCGAAGGCTTAGGTGCAGGGGCAAATCCGGAGCGGGGTAAGCAAGCTGCTATCGAAAGCCGGGAGCAAATCCGGGAGTTACTGGGCAACGATACCAAAATGGTTTTTATAACAGCCGGGATGGGCGGTGGTACCGGTACGGGTGCGGCCCCCGTAATTGCTAAAATTGCGAAAGAACTCGATATACTTACGGTAGGTATTGTTACTGCTCCTTTTATATTTGAAGGTAAGAAAAAACGTGACGCCGCCGAAAGAGGGATTAAAGACCTGAGCGAAAACTGTGATACCGTTTTAGTAATTCTGAACGATAAGCTCCGCGAAATCTTTGGTAATTTGCCTATTCGTCAGGCTTTTGCCAAAGCCGATAACGTGTTAACCACCGCCGCCAAAAGTATTGCCGAAATTATTACGGTAACTTCGGAAGTTAACGTGGATTTTGAAGACGTTAAAACCGTTATGAAAGATTCGGGAGCAGCCGTAATGGGTTCTGCTACCACTGAAGGCGAAAACCGGGCTTTACGCGCCGCCGAAGAAGCTTTATCGTCACCTTTGTTGAATAATACCGATATTCACGGGGCACAAAAAATATTGCTTTCCATTATGTCCGGCGACCAGGCCGAACTGGAAATGGACGAATTAACCGAAATTACCGAGTACATCCAGGAAAAAGCCGGCGAAGAAGCCGAAGTTATTTTTGGGCACGGTATTGATCCGGAGTTAGGCCAAAGCATTCGAGTTACGGTTATTGCTACTGGTTTTGCCCGCGATGCGGTTACTATAAACACAAATCAGGTAAAAAAAAACACTACACCGGAAGCTGACCCTCAAATAAACATTTTTGATACCGATCGGGCGGTGGTAACACCAGAGCCCATTGTGGCTGCCCGGCCAGCTGCCCCCGTACGGGTACCCGTGCAGGAACCAGCTCCTGTGGTAAACCAGGTCCCAGTACCTACGCCAATTCCGGTACCAACGCCTGCTCCAACGCCAACCCGTGTGCCGGCCGAACCAGTTCGGGTGGTATTTGATTTAGAGTCGAAGCAGGAAGTGTTTACCCCGGAAGAACGACATGAATTTGCAAAACCCCCGGTGGAGGATGATTTAAATGATCTGCAGCAAAAATCGCAGGAACGGCGGGAGCGTTTGCGCCGGTTAAGCAGCGAAATTACCAACGAAGCCATTAAAGAGAAATTAGAAGTGCCCGCTTATCTGCGCCGCAATGTAGCCCTGGAGAATGTACCTCATTCTTCAAACCGCAATATTTCCCGGTTTAACTTAAGCGACGATAACGATATTTTAGGCGATAACAAGTTTTTACATGATAATGTAGACTAGTTGCAGAAATTAAAATTTTTAAAAATAGAAGCGCCGGATGTGTATCACATCCGGCGCTTCTATTTTTAGCTTATCCGGTTCTAACAAAAGTTAAAGGTTAGCTTATTTTAAAAACTAATAATTGTAATTGCTTAACCCAGTAATTTTTAAAATTTATTCTTTTACGAAGTTCAATTTTTGAAATTACTTAGTCCAGCATATTCCGGATTTCATCTTTTAAGTTTTGTAAACCGGTTTTAATATCGGTCCAGGTGCTAGACGATTCGTCCTGGGTAGTATCAAGTTGCTGGGCCAGCAAAGCGCGTTTTTTCTCTAAACCGGCAATATGCTCGTGGTACGTATGGTTCGAGTCGATGGTGGTTGCATGCGCCCGGCCTTGCAGTATTTTTATCTTGTTATCTAATTCCTCTAAACTTTGTTTAATTTCATCCCGGGTTAAGTGCGCGGGCGCCCGCATATTTTCTGGTTTTAAAGGGTAGTGGTCCATAGTAGTATCTTTTATTTTAAGTATTAAATTCGAAAAACTTCAGAGGTAATACCGGTTTTTACTTAAAATTTAAAAAAAAGATGTGCTTTAGCTTCGTTTGCAGCATCAAGTACTTATAAGTTCCAATTTTTCAGTCAGCTACAGTTTTCATATTATTTACCGGAATAAGTAGTAGCCGCCCGCCACGGTAATTTCTTGTTACAAACCTTCTTCTATTTACTGGTGTAAGAAAAAGTAATACTATTAAGATTGAT
The sequence above is a segment of the Adhaeribacter swui genome. Coding sequences within it:
- the ftsA gene encoding cell division protein FtsA — protein: MQNDKIVVGLDIGTTKICALVGRKNEFGKLEILGMGKAVSEGVVRGIVSNIDKTVDAIRKAIKQAEEQSGINIGVVNVGIAGQHIKSLQHNGSITRATTDNEITVEDVNRLTNDMYRLVTPPGSEIIHVMPQDYKVDYEEGIVDPVGMSGVRLEGNFHIITAQSNAINNINKCVTRAGLEIDNLILEPLASCMSVLSDEEKEAGVALVDIGGGTTDLAIFKDNIIRHAAVLPFGGNIVTTDIKQGCMVMQNQAEQLKIRFGRAIADEASDNEIVSIPGLRDRTPKEISIKNLAYIIEARMEEIIELVYSEIVRSGYANNLAAGIVITGGGSQLQNLVQLVEYLTGLDARIGYPNEHLGKSKIDAVKSPMYATTVGLVLTGYQALDERLNRYTEIASRTTENRVNERVAKPASSGGSDFFKKIIDRTKGLLIDDFDDKQNY
- a CDS encoding sll1863 family stress response protein, which gives rise to MDHYPLKPENMRAPAHLTRDEIKQSLEELDNKIKILQGRAHATTIDSNHTYHEHIAGLEKKRALLAQQLDTTQDESSSTWTDIKTGLQNLKDEIRNMLD
- the ftsZ gene encoding cell division protein FtsZ — its product is MSFSSYKFDIPTQSKSIIKVIGVGGGGSNAVNHMCGQGIKDVEFVVCNTDAQALKSSNVPNKLQIGVDLTEGLGAGANPERGKQAAIESREQIRELLGNDTKMVFITAGMGGGTGTGAAPVIAKIAKELDILTVGIVTAPFIFEGKKKRDAAERGIKDLSENCDTVLVILNDKLREIFGNLPIRQAFAKADNVLTTAAKSIAEIITVTSEVNVDFEDVKTVMKDSGAAVMGSATTEGENRALRAAEEALSSPLLNNTDIHGAQKILLSIMSGDQAELEMDELTEITEYIQEKAGEEAEVIFGHGIDPELGQSIRVTVIATGFARDAVTINTNQVKKNTTPEADPQINIFDTDRAVVTPEPIVAARPAAPVRVPVQEPAPVVNQVPVPTPIPVPTPAPTPTRVPAEPVRVVFDLESKQEVFTPEERHEFAKPPVEDDLNDLQQKSQERRERLRRLSSEITNEAIKEKLEVPAYLRRNVALENVPHSSNRNISRFNLSDDNDILGDNKFLHDNVD